CTTATGGACATCTATACCGCAACCGGTTGTTACAACCTGTTTGAATTTTATTTCTTGCATTACGTTTCATGTTTTGCACGAAGTTAAATATTCATCCTCGGTTGGTGTGCTTCATTCTAGCTCATGACCATTTCATGTTTATGTTTTTTGGTTTAGTATACAATACTAATACATAATTCTGTTTTAATTTTGAAGTTGATAAGGATCAGGCTTGTTTTGTAAAATTCACTCTTATTTCATGAAGATCATTGGTGTAATTATACTGAACGGTAAAAGCATACGAACTGCAAATTTGCTTAACAATTGCCAGTCCGAGTCCCAGGGAATCGGAAGAGGGGTTTGCTTTTCTAAATCGTTGAAAAAATTCATAGGTCTGTTGTTTTAGAGGCAGGCCTGAATTGGATATTGTGAGTGTGTCCTTGCTTGTTTCAACAAATAATTCGCCTCCCCTGATATTGTGTTTTATGGCATTACTCAGTAGGTTGCTGATCAGTATATCGGCCAGGATAGGATTCATAGGTACAATTAGCCCGGCCTGCAAAGATCTTTGAACCCTGATCTCTTTGTGAAGGATCAGGTCATCAAACAGGTTTAATTTTTTTTCAATGAGCTCTTTAATGTTAACCGGTTGAATGCCGGTAAACTGGTTGTTTTCAATTTTAGTGAGGAGGAGCAAGGCCTGGTTAAGTTTTGATAAACGGGTAGCGGATTCGTAAATGACTTGTATCTCTTTCATTTGCTTCTCATCCAGTTTTCCTGACTGGATCATGAGCTCCAGCCTGGATCTGATAATCGCTAAAGGAGTTTGTGTTTCGTGTGAAGCATTTTCGGTGAACTCTTTCATGTTGCGGTAATCGTTCACTATTTTTGAGGTCATTTGTTCGAGTGCTGTATTAAGCTCTTGAAATTCCCTGGTTGTTGATCTTTCAAATTCTACGGGCCCCCTGGAAAGTTCAAAAGATCTAAGGCGCTCAAGTGTTGAATAAAAAGGCGCCCAGGCATTTCGCATGAAAAAGTAATTAAACAACAACAGCATCGCAATTAAAATGGCCAGTATCCAGCCGATCGTCGAAATAATACTTTCAACCAGATCGTCCGATTCGAGTGTTGGTTTAAATATGGTTGCCTGGTAGTAATCATTCCCAATGCTGACAGGAAACAGGAGCATACGATAGGGGATAAGTTCACCTTCAAAATTATCCATCAGGAAAGTGTCTTTCATTTGTTCTTTCACCTGTCCGGTAACAGGAACAAATGTCAGCGAATCGGCGAGCATAAAGACGTTTTCGGGCAATACATCTTTATTTTTTATGAACCCGGTTACTTGTAGTTTTTCCTGTTGCAGTCGTTCATTAGTATTTTCATTTATTACAGATAACAAAGAGAAATAGAATAATACTCCGCCAACTGTGAAAACAGCAAGCAATATAACCAGGTAATACAGGTTGGTTTTGGTTAATAGCTTCATGTGGCATTTAATTTATATCCCACGCCATACACAGTCTGAATATAATCTTTCCCGCTTTTTTCAATAATTTTTTTTCGGAGATTTTTGATGTGTACATAAATAAAATCGTAGGAATCGGCCATATCCATGTGGTCACCCCAAAGATGCTCCGCTATGGATTCCTTGGTGAGTACCCTGTTTTTATTTGATAGGAAATACAGCAGCAGGTCGTATTCCTTTTTTGTAAGTACAACAGGTTGGTTGTTTACCATCAACTGCATCTCATCGGGTATGAGTCGCATTTCATTAAAAGTGATTTCATTCTGCCCTTTGAAATGTCTTCTGCGGATGACAGATTTAATTCTGGAATTAAGCTCCGACAAATGAAAGGGTTTGGTCAGGTAATCATCGGCTCCCCAATCAAGACCGGTAACTTTGTCGTCCAGTGAGTTTTTCGCTGAAATAATTATAACACCGACATCGGGCTTTTCTTTTTTTAGATTTTTCAAAATAGTCAACCCGTTTCCTCCCGGTAAAGTAATATCAAGCAGGATGCAGTCGTAATTATGCAGTAATGCTTTTTCTTCTCCGCTATTAAAATCGCCTGCAAATTCACAACTATATCCTTCCTGGCTTAAGTAGGTAGAAATAGAATCCGAAATGCCTTTTTCATCTTCTATAATGAGGATCTTCATGTCATAAAAGTAAGGATAGATTCTGAAGGAATGTTAAACCGGGGTTTTCATTGTCATGTTTATAATAGCTGATGGTATTATTTAAAATAGTGGGTTTAGAATTAGAGTTTATATCGAATAAGCTTTTTTGTGGGTTTTAGTGTTTTTGTGCTTTAGTGGCAATTGAATTTTGGCCACTAAAGCACGAAAGCTCTAAATTTTCCCCCATATATTTTTGAAATTGTATATAATAATCTAATTCGGTATAATCTCTATTTATCATAAATCATTTTTCAAGAACATTGTTTATTTCCCGGGTTTTTCGTAGTTTTCAAATATGTCAGGTCTTAAATATATCTTCTCTTTTGCGTTTGCCATGCTTTTCAGGATTATGTATCCGCAATGCACTTTACAGGTAGCTGCTAATGTTTCGGATGAAAGTTGTCCTGCTTCATGCGATGGAAGGATTAAACTGACGGTTACAGGCGGTACACCGGCATATACCTACAGCTGGTCTGACGGACAAACCATATCCATGCCTAAAAATCTATGCCCTGGTACTTATACCTGTGTTGTTAGCGATTTTGCAGGCTGTGCTGATACGTCAGTATATGTTATCGCGCCATCGACTTATATTTTAACTATCATCAAAACAAACCTTACTTGTTTTGGGCAATGTGATGGAAGCCTTTATGCGGACGCGTCTGGTGGGTCACCGGTATACACATATTCCTGGTCGCCCGGAGGACAAACAACTGACAATCTGAATAATTTATGTCAGGGTACATATACAGTATCGATTACTGATTCTAAAAGTTGTGTAATTGTAAGAACAGTATCTATAACAGAGCCTCAATTACTTACTGCAGGCATTGTGGTAACTGATGCAAGTTGTTCGACCTGTAATGATGGTTCTATGACTGTTTCGGCAGACGGAGGCAACAAGCCTTATAACTATTTGTGGCAGCCTGGTAATTTTACCACTGCAAAATTAATGTCAATGGGTCCCGGAACCTATACTGTCTGTGTTACCGATAAGAATGGCTGCACCGTTTGTACGTCAGGGACGGTCAACGCTCCTGTTGGAATTGACGATCAAACTCTGTCCGAACAAATCAAAGTGTATCAGGGCGCTTCTCCCGGCTATATAATGATTGAAATTCCTACTCCCATAAATGCGGTACTTAGTATTTCAACATTGCTTGGAATGCAGGTTTATCAATCAGAGTGGAATAATAACGATTCAAAAAGAGCTATCCAGGTTGATCATTTATCATCCGGAGTGTATTTATTCTTGTTGCAGCAAGCTGATGGATCTGTATTTGCACGAAAGCTTGATTTGCAAAATATTCATTGAGGTTGTTTGCTTTTTTGCACTTCCGATTCTATCCCATAATTAAGAGCCAATTTCTTTTCAAGAATCAAATTTGTTTCGTTTGAGCAAGAGTAATTTATTTTACAATAATTTTTTTACTGTACATTTTCTTATCCGTAATAAAAGTAACTATATAAGCAGCAGCCGGTAAACTTTCATTTATTTTAATCAAAGTGGCAGCATTGCTGACAACAATTACCTTTGAATAATATTTTTCTCCTAACATATCATTAATAATAATTTCCCCTTTTTCATCTTTCAGTCCTGAAAGCATAATATTAATTCCGGAATCATAATAGGTTTCGATTATGATGGCATCGCCGATAAACTCAATATTGACAATTCCGGAATACTGGGACTTCCCATCATAATCCGTTTGCTTTAAACGATAGTATGATAGCCCGTTTACAGGGTTATTATCTTCGGTATAATAATTTAAGGAAGTGCTGCTATTCCCTGCGCCTTTTACTTTCATCAGCTCTTCAAAGTGAACCCCGTCAACTGATCGCTCAATAGTAAAGTAGTCATTATTTATTTCCGTCGCGGTTTCCCAGTGCAGATCAACGGATTTATTATTTGGTTTTGCTTCAAAGATTATCAATTCAATTGGTAATGGAGAACCCACACTTCCCACTCCAAAAGGAGAAAAATTTGAAATTCCCGTAACACTTCGTGTATAGGGATTGATTCCGGATGACGTACCTTCACTCTGAAGCGCATCCCATTTTGTTCCATTGTGATGGCTTATAAAACAATTGGTTCGGTCAAATCCACTAAGTTCTTCGCTGCCATTCCATTGTGCTGTAACGGACGCATTCGAGCCTCCGGCAGTAGCTTCGTTAATAGTCCATGTATTATTGACGGTATTGGAAGAGATTTGAGTGCTGCCATTACAGGTGCCTCCGGTGCTGATATAATTACAGACTTTTACATCAAACCTGTCAGCAGTGCCGGTTGAATTATCCAATGTTATAGGAGAGTATGAAGTTGAGCTGGCGGAATAGGCTACAGGGAAAAAAACAGCCCCTGTTCTTCCTCCACTACCGATGTTTTGCTGTCGTAAAAGACCTGTACCATTGGTAACGATAAAACTTGCATTGCTCCCTCCTGAAATACTGCCATTACTTCCAATTGTAAGATCATTGGTTCCTAATGTAACATATCCCGTTGTTAAGGTAAGTACATTGCTAACCGTCATTCCATTATTCAATGTTATATTATTGGCTGATAAAACAGTCAGATTTTTAAATGTGATGGCAGAACTGCCCCCAATATTTTGGCCGCTTGTGCCGCTCATATTTACCACTTGTCCCGAATCCACAAATGAACCGTTGTTAAGCACATCTCCATAAAATGTTATGTTAGCTCCGTTGGAGATTTTAAAATTACCATTATTGGTAAATTGGTTCTGAGCTTTTGCATAACTGCACATAAGTAATAATACAATTTGTATATATATCTTTTTCATAGTTATTTTTCTTTCGGTATTTAGTCGCTTATTTTATTTATGGTAATAATAATCGAGGGAATAGAAGGCCGTGTTGGATTTGTTCCTGCACTCACGGCAAATAATCCGGCAGAAGTGCTTGTGGAAGATTGCACTAATTCAAAATAATCATTTACCACTGCAGGAACAATAAATGTTACTGTCAGAATACGATAATCCCCCGAATTTTGTAATGAACTGCGGCTGTTTGTCCGAGCCACATCTGCACCATTTTGGCGGAGCCATATATCAATATCGGCAGATGCCCCGTGTAACTGTGCAGAAAATGTGACAAGATATGTTCCCGTAACTTGTATTGTTATACGGGAAGGGTTAACGGTTGTACTATGTGTTACCTGGTTAATAACTTCATCCGTCTCATAGGCTATTGCTTTTGCAGTAGTTGTAGATGAAACAAACTGGCTAACACTGCTTGAAAAACAGGCATTTGGTTGATTCCCCATTGTTCCTACCCATTTTGTTCCATTCCATGCATAATAGCCAACTGCTAATGCTCCTCCGTTATTATATACAAGCATTCCTGCGGGGACAGGTGCGGTTAATGGTGTAACGGAATCTACGTTTTGTAATGTTACCCTGGGTGGGAGTAAGCCTTTATTTGTACTCTCCAATTCAAGCAGGGAGTTTGCATTGATCGTATTAGGATTATCGCCTATTTTAACCTGTGCATCCAGACTAAAGATCAATAAAATAAAACAGGCGCAAAATATGATTATAATTTTAGCATCCTTCTGTGAAGCTATTGGCTCTATTGGCTTAATGATTGTTTTCATATAATATGGCTTTATAATTGTTTTTCTAATAAGTTGTACGAAGCAATACGCTCCATTGAGGCCGTTTTTCTGTTAACAGCTGTAAATATTCTGCTAATGACGCTATGGGATAGGGAAAGTGACGGAAAAGAGGATTAAAAAGAGGTAAGTAGAGGAAAATGTAATTTGGATACAGCGGTAATACTGATGCGATACCCGATACTGTAGTCTAATTTGAATATTTTTCTCTCTCGATCGCTATTATACCACAGGCTATTTTATAACAGCGGATAGTATAAAGAGATCTTCAGTTTATAGTTTGCCTCAAACTGGGTAATAGAACTGTGAATTTCGTTCCGGTATCCGTTTCGCTTTTAAGGCTGATTTTTCCCTTAAGTAACTTTACTGCGCGTTTAACGATATGTAATCCAAGCCCGCTTCCCGTTGATTTATCAGTGCCCCTGAAGAAAATATTAAAAACTTTCTTTTGGATTTCTTTGCTAATTCCGATCCCATTATCACTAACGGTAATTTCAATCCCCTTTTCAACCTCATTAATATCAACAGAGATACAAGGAACAACCTGAGTTCCGGTTTTACTATATTTAACAGAATTCATAATAAGGTTGTATAAAATAGTATCTATTAGATTTTTGTCTGAATAAAAAGGAGATTGTATTTTGATATTTGTATTCCAATTAATGGCAGTTCCTGACACTATTTCTGAATTTTTTATAACACCCAATATCTCGTTAATGTTATTAACGAAATCGATTTTTATTATTTGATTTTCTGCGTGAGAAAGGTGAATCATTTTAATAAAATCAGAAAGAATATTATCCAATCGCACTGCGCTTAATTCAATTTTTTCAAGTATTTTTTCGACAGGCAAGTCGGTATATTTGTTTTTAGCCAGGTTTAAAAGTCCCAAAATTGATGCGTTGGGGCTTCTCAAATCATGTGCGGCACGATACATGAATGTATTCAATTCATCAGTTCTTTCCTTTAATTGATCTTCCCGCTCCTTCAGCTGTTTTTCAGTTTGAATATAACCGGAAACATCCCGGATCAGTAACAAAATCTGTTTTTCTTTTAATGGAGTGTTGAAGGATGTAGAAGAAATCAAAACGGAAATTTTCCGTCCTGATTTGGCCACCAGTTTAGCAGAGTAATTACTTATTTTTTCACCATTAATGACAGGGGTAAATAGCTTCCGCATAAAACGGTCGAAACATTTGCTATTGACAAGCAGCTTTCGTAAAAAGTAATTGTGCTGCCCTTTCTTTCTCAGATTAATATTGAGAATATTCGCCCCTTCTCTGTTAATAAATTTTAATTCTCCTTCAGGGGACAGTACAATAAGAATATCTGTAATTGCTTCAAGAAGAGTTCTGATTTTCAATGACTCATAAATATGAAAATCAATACACTCATTCAGCTCAATATTGTCCGAGATATGTTTTACCAGATTTCGGATTTTAATAAACGATCCTTCACCTTTCGTAATATAGTCATACGCTCCATGTTTTAAGGTATCCGCTGCTAAACGAATACTGTCTTGAGAGGAAAGCATGATAACTTCTGTTCCAGGATGTGATTGTTTTATAGATTTTAAAATTTGCAGTCCATCTAAAGCATCAGGAAATTTGCTGTTTAAATAATAATCCAATATAACTATCGTTGGATTATAATCTATACTTTGAAGACACTCTTCTCCGGTAAAGAACGTTTTGATGTCCGTTATATTATTACTTCCCCTTGTCAAAGAATGCTTCAGAGCGTTAACGAACATTTTATTGTCATCTACGAGAAATATTTTCACCTCTTTCTTATGAGAAGCTGTAAAGGTCTTTGTCCGCTGAGTATTCATCTGAGTATTCCTTTGAATAGATATTAGGATCCGAGCTCTTTGTTTATGGGTTGTATGAAAGATGTACTGCTATATTCTATTATTCATTGCCCATTTAACCTTTTTGTACAATTCACTAAAGTTAATGGGCTTTGGAATAAAATTCTCCGCTCCCCAATCAACAGTTATTGCGGGAATATGTGAATCACTTAAGGACGAAATAATAATTAAGGGGGTTTTACTGAAATAAAATTGTTTGAGCAGGTTCAATAATTCTAAACCCGAAATTCCCGGCATTATAATATCGCAAATAATTAATTCGGGTTTTTGTTTTTCTATGATTTCAAGAGCCTGGATCCCATTCGAGGCTGTTAAAACATCATATCCTTTCCCTTTCAGTTTGCTTGAAAGAGCAATTCGGATCAACTGATCGTCATCAACAATTAATATTTTCATAGAATAGTCCTCCATTTTAAAATATGTTCGTAAGTAAAAAAAACAGCAACATTAATCCAATTACAAAAAGAAGTGTCACTTTGCCAAAGCGCCTGCTTTCTTTGTCCATCGTTTCAAACGATTCTATGTCAGAGGAAATGTGCGTAATAATATTTTTTATTTTAATGAAAGCACTTTCGTCTTTAGTAATATAATCATAAGCACCATGATTTAATGTATCCATTGCAACATTAATATTTTCCTGTGAAGAAAGTATTATCACTTCTGAATGAGGCCTGATCCGTTTGACCCTTTTTAATACCTGGATCCCGTCAATCGCATCGGGATAATTTTTATTCAGGTTATAGTCTAAGATGATTATTTCAGGATTATACTTGTGCAAATTTTTAATACATTCTTCCCCGGTAGGGAAAGTCATAATTTCATGTGGATGAATATTATTCTTGACCAATGAATGTTTTAATGCACTGGCAAACATCTTGTCATCATCTACCAAAAATATTTTTATGTTGTCTGTCGCTTCCATGATATTATAAGTTAATAACAAATAATTTTCAGTGTCTATTCATAATAATCTATGCCCTTTTGTAAATTTTGCATTGATAATTGCAACCAATGTAAAAATGCTTATGAGCGCTGCTAATATCACCAGGTGGGTGTAATTTGGAATGAAATAGGATGTTCCTATGGGAACTAACATTGCGAGTATTACCGAAATTGTTATCACTTTACCAAAAAGTTCCTGTTCTTTCATTTCCTGTTGCAGTTTTATTTTATCGAGAATTCTCGTGATGAGATGTTGCAATCGGACAAAAGCGCTTTCGCTTTTAATG
This genomic stretch from Bacteroidota bacterium harbors:
- a CDS encoding HAMP domain-containing histidine kinase, which produces MKLLTKTNLYYLVILLAVFTVGGVLFYFSLLSVINENTNERLQQEKLQVTGFIKNKDVLPENVFMLADSLTFVPVTGQVKEQMKDTFLMDNFEGELIPYRMLLFPVSIGNDYYQATIFKPTLESDDLVESIISTIGWILAILIAMLLLFNYFFMRNAWAPFYSTLERLRSFELSRGPVEFERSTTREFQELNTALEQMTSKIVNDYRNMKEFTENASHETQTPLAIIRSRLELMIQSGKLDEKQMKEIQVIYESATRLSKLNQALLLLTKIENNQFTGIQPVNIKELIEKKLNLFDDLILHKEIRVQRSLQAGLIVPMNPILADILISNLLSNAIKHNIRGGELFVETSKDTLTISNSGLPLKQQTYEFFQRFRKANPSSDSLGLGLAIVKQICSSYAFTVQYNYTNDLHEIRVNFTKQA
- a CDS encoding response regulator transcription factor — translated: MKILIIEDEKGISDSISTYLSQEGYSCEFAGDFNSGEEKALLHNYDCILLDITLPGGNGLTILKNLKKEKPDVGVIIISAKNSLDDKVTGLDWGADDYLTKPFHLSELNSRIKSVIRRRHFKGQNEITFNEMRLIPDEMQLMVNNQPVVLTKKEYDLLLYFLSNKNRVLTKESIAEHLWGDHMDMADSYDFIYVHIKNLRKKIIEKSGKDYIQTVYGVGYKLNAT
- a CDS encoding SprB repeat-containing protein, with the translated sequence MSGLKYIFSFAFAMLFRIMYPQCTLQVAANVSDESCPASCDGRIKLTVTGGTPAYTYSWSDGQTISMPKNLCPGTYTCVVSDFAGCADTSVYVIAPSTYILTIIKTNLTCFGQCDGSLYADASGGSPVYTYSWSPGGQTTDNLNNLCQGTYTVSITDSKSCVIVRTVSITEPQLLTAGIVVTDASCSTCNDGSMTVSADGGNKPYNYLWQPGNFTTAKLMSMGPGTYTVCVTDKNGCTVCTSGTVNAPVGIDDQTLSEQIKVYQGASPGYIMIEIPTPINAVLSISTLLGMQVYQSEWNNNDSKRAIQVDHLSSGVYLFLLQQADGSVFARKLDLQNIH
- a CDS encoding T9SS type A sorting domain-containing protein, which encodes MKKIYIQIVLLLMCSYAKAQNQFTNNGNFKISNGANITFYGDVLNNGSFVDSGQVVNMSGTSGQNIGGSSAITFKNLTVLSANNITLNNGMTVSNVLTLTTGYVTLGTNDLTIGSNGSISGGSNASFIVTNGTGLLRQQNIGSGGRTGAVFFPVAYSASSTSYSPITLDNSTGTADRFDVKVCNYISTGGTCNGSTQISSNTVNNTWTINEATAGGSNASVTAQWNGSEELSGFDRTNCFISHHNGTKWDALQSEGTSSGINPYTRSVTGISNFSPFGVGSVGSPLPIELIIFEAKPNNKSVDLHWETATEINNDYFTIERSVDGVHFEELMKVKGAGNSSTSLNYYTEDNNPVNGLSYYRLKQTDYDGKSQYSGIVNIEFIGDAIIIETYYDSGINIMLSGLKDEKGEIIINDMLGEKYYSKVIVVSNAATLIKINESLPAAAYIVTFITDKKMYSKKIIVK
- a CDS encoding hybrid sensor histidine kinase/response regulator — encoded protein: MNTQRTKTFTASHKKEVKIFLVDDNKMFVNALKHSLTRGSNNITDIKTFFTGEECLQSIDYNPTIVILDYYLNSKFPDALDGLQILKSIKQSHPGTEVIMLSSQDSIRLAADTLKHGAYDYITKGEGSFIKIRNLVKHISDNIELNECIDFHIYESLKIRTLLEAITDILIVLSPEGELKFINREGANILNINLRKKGQHNYFLRKLLVNSKCFDRFMRKLFTPVINGEKISNYSAKLVAKSGRKISVLISSTSFNTPLKEKQILLLIRDVSGYIQTEKQLKEREDQLKERTDELNTFMYRAAHDLRSPNASILGLLNLAKNKYTDLPVEKILEKIELSAVRLDNILSDFIKMIHLSHAENQIIKIDFVNNINEILGVIKNSEIVSGTAINWNTNIKIQSPFYSDKNLIDTILYNLIMNSVKYSKTGTQVVPCISVDINEVEKGIEITVSDNGIGISKEIQKKVFNIFFRGTDKSTGSGLGLHIVKRAVKLLKGKISLKSETDTGTKFTVLLPSLRQTIN
- a CDS encoding response regulator; the encoded protein is MKILIVDDDQLIRIALSSKLKGKGYDVLTASNGIQALEIIEKQKPELIICDIIMPGISGLELLNLLKQFYFSKTPLIIISSLSDSHIPAITVDWGAENFIPKPINFSELYKKVKWAMNNRI
- a CDS encoding response regulator — protein: MEATDNIKIFLVDDDKMFASALKHSLVKNNIHPHEIMTFPTGEECIKNLHKYNPEIIILDYNLNKNYPDAIDGIQVLKRVKRIRPHSEVIILSSQENINVAMDTLNHGAYDYITKDESAFIKIKNIITHISSDIESFETMDKESRRFGKVTLLFVIGLMLLFFLLTNIF